The following are encoded in a window of Prochlorococcus marinus CUG1417 genomic DNA:
- the tgt gene encoding tRNA guanosine(34) transglycosylase Tgt, whose product MFEFEITSNCSNTGARTGIFHTPNGQVNTPKFMPVGTLATVKGISSKQLISTGSEMILSNTFHLHLQPGEQLVKESGGIHKFMNWPKPILTDSGGYQVFSLAKLNNISDKGVEFKNPRDGSHVFLSPEKVMQIQMDLGSDVAMAFDHCPPHTATENDIEDSLQRTHLWLKQCVKSHKKSNQALFGIVQGGKYPKLREHSAKFTSSFDLPGIAVGGVSVGEAIDEIHSVINYVPKFLPLNKPRYLMGIGSLREISLAVANGFDIFDCVLPTRLGRHGTAFLNDERLNLRNARFKNDFSPIDKTCKCETCNSYSRAYLHHLIRNDEILGLTLISLHNIAHLMRFTKAISTAIKDNCFTIDFAPWKTSSIAHHTW is encoded by the coding sequence GTGTTTGAATTTGAAATTACATCGAATTGCAGTAACACAGGGGCAAGAACTGGCATATTTCATACACCAAATGGTCAGGTAAACACACCCAAATTTATGCCTGTGGGTACTTTGGCAACAGTTAAAGGAATTTCATCTAAGCAATTAATCTCTACAGGATCAGAAATGATTCTCTCAAATACCTTTCATCTTCATTTACAACCTGGAGAACAATTAGTTAAAGAATCTGGAGGAATACATAAGTTTATGAATTGGCCCAAGCCTATACTTACCGATTCAGGAGGATATCAAGTTTTTAGTTTGGCCAAATTAAATAATATTTCTGATAAAGGTGTGGAATTTAAAAATCCAAGAGACGGTAGTCATGTATTTTTATCACCTGAAAAAGTAATGCAGATTCAAATGGATCTTGGATCGGATGTTGCAATGGCTTTTGATCATTGTCCTCCGCATACAGCTACCGAAAATGATATTGAGGACTCTTTACAAAGAACTCATTTATGGTTAAAACAATGTGTAAAGTCTCATAAGAAATCCAATCAAGCATTATTTGGTATAGTTCAAGGTGGTAAGTATCCAAAATTAAGAGAACATAGCGCAAAATTTACAAGTTCTTTTGATTTGCCTGGAATTGCGGTGGGAGGTGTAAGTGTTGGTGAGGCAATCGATGAAATACATAGTGTAATAAATTACGTACCAAAATTCTTACCATTAAATAAACCAAGATATTTAATGGGGATTGGCTCTTTAAGAGAAATTTCTTTAGCTGTTGCTAATGGATTCGATATATTTGACTGTGTTTTACCTACAAGACTAGGAAGACATGGGACTGCATTTTTAAATGATGAAAGATTGAATTTGCGAAATGCTAGATTTAAAAATGACTTTTCTCCGATTGACAAAACTTGTAAATGCGAAACCTGTAACTCTTATTCTCGTGCATATTTGCATCATTTAATTAGAAATGACGAAATATTAGGTCTCACTCTTATAAGTTTGCATAATATTGCTCATTTAATGAGATTTACGAAGGCCATTTCTACTGCAATTAAAGATAATTGTTTTACAATTGATTTCGCTCCTTGGAAAACATCCTCCATTGCTCACCATACGTGGTAA
- a CDS encoding photosystem II reaction center protein K, with protein sequence MLILLNTFAELPEAYKAFAPTVDVLPLIPLFFFLLVFVWQAAVGFK encoded by the coding sequence GTGCTCATTCTTTTAAATACATTCGCTGAATTACCTGAAGCTTACAAGGCTTTTGCTCCAACTGTTGATGTTCTTCCACTGATCCCTTTATTTTTCTTTTTATTAGTGTTTGTTTGGCAAGCTGCAGTTGGATTTAAATAA
- a CDS encoding Gfo/Idh/MocA family protein, with product MQPTSPPVKVGVIGIGNMGWHHARVLSLLKDANLIGVADPNEERGKLAIEQFQCEWFRDYKDLIPKVDAICIAVPTLLHQKVGLDCLKGGTNVLIEKPIAANELEAKSLIEAANASNCLLQVGHIERFNPAFRELNKIVNNEEIVVLEARRHSPHADRANDVSVVMDLMIHDIDLVLELVNSKIQKLAAVGGRNSEGLIDYVNATLVFENNVIASLIASKMSHKKIRSLSAHCQNGLVETDFLNHSLQIHRKSHESYTAEHGELVYRNDGYVEEVSTTSIEPLYAELEHFLKCLQGKETPEVDGEQASRALKIADFIESAVENSGDAILLENPF from the coding sequence ATGCAACCAACCTCACCACCAGTAAAGGTTGGAGTCATAGGTATAGGAAATATGGGATGGCATCATGCTCGAGTACTAAGTTTACTCAAAGATGCGAATCTAATTGGAGTTGCAGATCCAAATGAAGAGAGAGGTAAATTAGCTATTGAGCAATTTCAATGTGAATGGTTCAGGGATTATAAGGATCTAATTCCGAAAGTTGATGCTATTTGTATAGCTGTCCCAACACTACTTCATCAAAAAGTAGGCCTAGATTGTCTTAAGGGAGGAACCAATGTTCTAATTGAAAAACCAATTGCAGCTAATGAGTTAGAAGCGAAATCTTTAATAGAAGCCGCGAATGCAAGTAATTGTTTGTTACAAGTTGGGCATATTGAAAGATTTAATCCTGCCTTTAGAGAATTAAATAAAATAGTAAATAATGAAGAAATTGTCGTTTTAGAAGCAAGAAGACATAGTCCTCATGCTGATAGAGCAAATGATGTATCTGTAGTAATGGATTTAATGATTCATGACATTGATCTTGTTTTAGAGCTTGTAAACTCGAAAATACAAAAATTAGCAGCGGTTGGAGGAAGAAATAGCGAAGGGTTAATAGATTATGTGAATGCTACTTTAGTTTTTGAAAATAATGTTATTGCAAGCTTAATTGCCAGCAAAATGAGTCACAAAAAAATTAGAAGCTTAAGTGCTCACTGCCAAAATGGTCTAGTAGAAACTGATTTCTTAAATCACTCTCTTCAAATTCATCGAAAATCCCATGAATCATACACTGCAGAGCATGGAGAATTAGTTTATAGGAATGATGGATATGTAGAAGAAGTAAGCACAACTTCCATTGAGCCTCTTTATGCAGAATTGGAACATTTTCTTAAATGTCTTCAAGGTAAAGAAACACCCGAAGTAGATGGTGAGCAAGCATCAAGAGCTTTAAAAATAGCTGACTTTATAGAGAGTGCTGTAGAAAATTCCGGAGATGCAATTTTACTTGAAAATCCCTTCTAA
- a CDS encoding hemolysin family protein, which yields MKITLLLFILFLPAFFAASELSFLLIRPSKVLRLIEEKKKGAFSILKIQKRFRSSLIASQFGVTISLIAIGWLSNSLANDYWKSNIWPNRFYDLLLFLFVVLVVTLVSGLIPKALVINNPESAALRLTTIFDAVRKGMQPIVTIIEFFASACLGLFHLNNKWDSLNSGLSASELETLIETDNVTGLKPDEKNILEGVFALKDTQVKEVMIPRSEMVTLPKNITFSELMKQVDKTRHARFFVIDESLDDVLGVLDLRYLAKPISKGEMEADTLLEPFLLPVTKIIETSSLAEILPLVREYNPFLLVVDEHGGTEGLITAADLNGEIVGEEMLNSRIYSDMKMLDNFSRKWSIAGKSEIIDINKKLRCSIPEGADYHTLAGFLLEKFQMVPKIGDILDFNQIKFEVISMSGPKIDRVKIILPKS from the coding sequence ATGAAAATAACTCTACTTTTATTTATTTTATTTTTACCAGCTTTTTTCGCAGCAAGTGAACTCTCTTTTTTATTGATCAGACCAAGCAAAGTTTTAAGACTAATAGAAGAAAAAAAGAAAGGGGCATTTTCAATTTTAAAAATTCAAAAACGATTTAGATCTTCCTTAATTGCTTCTCAATTTGGAGTAACAATTTCATTGATTGCAATTGGATGGCTTAGCAATAGCTTGGCAAATGATTATTGGAAAAGCAATATATGGCCAAATAGATTTTATGATCTTTTGCTATTTCTATTTGTGGTTTTAGTAGTTACTCTTGTATCTGGACTAATTCCTAAAGCCCTAGTAATTAACAATCCAGAATCTGCTGCATTAAGGTTAACCACCATATTCGATGCAGTAAGAAAAGGTATGCAACCTATAGTTACGATAATCGAATTCTTTGCTAGCGCCTGTTTAGGTTTATTTCATTTAAATAACAAATGGGATTCTTTAAATTCGGGTTTATCCGCAAGCGAATTGGAAACTCTTATAGAAACAGATAATGTTACAGGTTTAAAGCCTGATGAGAAAAATATTCTTGAAGGGGTTTTTGCTTTAAAAGATACGCAAGTAAAAGAAGTAATGATTCCAAGATCTGAAATGGTAACTTTGCCAAAAAATATAACCTTTTCAGAACTTATGAAACAAGTAGACAAAACTCGACATGCACGCTTCTTTGTTATCGACGAGTCTCTAGATGATGTATTAGGTGTATTAGATTTGCGTTATTTAGCTAAACCAATATCAAAAGGTGAAATGGAAGCCGATACTTTATTGGAACCATTCCTTTTGCCAGTCACAAAAATAATAGAAACAAGTTCTTTAGCAGAAATTTTGCCATTAGTCAGAGAATACAATCCTTTCTTACTAGTAGTTGATGAGCACGGGGGGACGGAGGGTCTTATAACTGCAGCTGATCTAAATGGAGAAATAGTTGGAGAGGAAATGCTCAATAGTAGAATTTATTCAGACATGAAAATGTTAGATAATTTCTCTAGAAAATGGTCAATAGCTGGAAAATCAGAAATTATAGATATCAATAAAAAGTTAAGATGCTCTATCCCAGAAGGTGCAGACTACCATACCCTTGCTGGATTCCTGCTAGAAAAATTTCAGATGGTACCAAAAATTGGCGACATTTTAGATTTTAATCAAATTAAATTTGAAGTTATATCTATGTCAGGTCCTAAAATTGATCGTGTTAAAATTATTCTTCCTAAAAGCTAA
- the pyrE gene encoding orotate phosphoribosyltransferase: MGNFSEKYVLNKAKLLKQLFEKSYKKGNFTLSSGKKSSHYLNCKPVSLNGEGLNLISDLFLELKDSRSKAVAGLTLGADPLVSGLIIKAASQGLNLNGLIIRKEIKKYGTKAGIEGPILEAGTLVTVLEDVVTTAGSVIKAIKKLRENNYVVEEVLSIVDRQEGGCEALNDENVKLKSLFTIKDFL, encoded by the coding sequence ATGGGCAATTTTTCAGAAAAGTATGTTTTAAATAAGGCAAAATTGTTAAAACAGTTATTTGAAAAATCTTATAAGAAAGGAAACTTTACTTTATCTTCAGGAAAAAAAAGCAGTCATTACTTGAACTGTAAACCAGTATCATTAAATGGGGAAGGCCTAAACTTAATAAGTGATTTATTTCTAGAATTAAAGGATTCAAGGTCAAAAGCTGTAGCAGGATTGACATTAGGTGCAGATCCTTTAGTAAGTGGATTAATTATCAAAGCAGCTTCGCAAGGCTTAAACCTAAATGGTTTAATAATTCGCAAAGAAATTAAAAAATACGGTACTAAAGCTGGAATTGAAGGTCCTATATTAGAAGCAGGTACCTTGGTAACTGTCTTAGAGGATGTAGTTACAACTGCTGGTTCAGTAATAAAAGCTATAAAAAAGTTAAGAGAAAATAATTATGTTGTTGAGGAAGTTTTGTCTATAGTTGATAGGCAAGAAGGGGGATGTGAAGCGCTTAATGATGAAAATGTTAAATTAAAGAGTCTTTTTACAATCAAAGACTTTCTATAA
- a CDS encoding folate-binding protein YgfZ: MQDIIKKFWLEKFDCFSVSGKDAKKFLNGITTSNILKAENKVIKTCWLTPNGVLRSLIEIIFLERNLEVIILAGNTNEIIDYFNQIIFPADDVLLSEPFLINRIQEIDESSSWRTYRPIFFKTEDKEFEIYKNKLNLLNPNDLKLWKINQAIPSLEMEIDGKNNPLELGLQDLVDFSKGCYLGQETMSKIKNVSSLKQEIRIWKSIESNLNLDVEDKNLYINSAKDISVGKITSFFKSDSQIKGLAMIKRKYLEEGSYFFSEIFGKIVINKSVGSIFL, encoded by the coding sequence ATGCAAGATATAATAAAAAAGTTTTGGCTTGAAAAATTTGATTGCTTTTCTGTTAGTGGAAAAGATGCCAAGAAATTTTTGAATGGAATAACAACTAGTAATATTCTTAAAGCAGAAAATAAAGTTATCAAAACTTGTTGGTTAACTCCAAATGGAGTTCTAAGGTCATTAATTGAAATTATTTTTTTAGAAAGAAACTTAGAAGTAATTATCTTGGCGGGTAATACCAATGAAATAATTGATTACTTTAATCAAATTATTTTTCCAGCGGACGATGTACTTTTAAGTGAACCTTTCTTGATAAATAGAATTCAGGAAATTGATGAATCTAGTTCATGGAGAACTTACCGGCCTATTTTCTTCAAAACAGAAGATAAAGAATTTGAAATATATAAAAATAAACTAAATTTACTAAATCCAAATGATTTAAAACTTTGGAAGATTAATCAGGCAATACCCTCATTAGAAATGGAAATAGACGGAAAAAATAATCCTCTTGAACTTGGATTACAAGATCTTGTAGATTTTAGTAAAGGTTGTTATTTAGGACAAGAAACAATGTCAAAAATAAAAAATGTTTCTTCTTTAAAACAGGAAATAAGAATTTGGAAATCAATTGAATCTAATTTGAATTTAGATGTTGAAGATAAAAATTTATATATAAATTCTGCCAAGGATATTTCTGTAGGCAAAATCACTAGTTTTTTTAAATCAGATTCTCAAATAAAAGGTTTAGCAATGATAAAAAGAAAATATTTAGAGGAAGGAAGTTATTTTTTTTCAGAAATCTTTGGAAAAATTGTTATTAATAAATCTGTAGGATCAATTTTTCTTTAA
- a CDS encoding TM0106 family RecB-like putative nuclease, translating to MNSLLLKSFTRCKRKAWLDFKGKKSYEVWSPHKAIDKINQFQIFSEFCNSEIYTGLKACENGYQGVIGLKIKENLFQNINAEIRPQLLVKAQGKSKWGSYKYLPAVYKLGHKTTKEHLFDLAFSSMLLESFQKSKVEKGLVISSFDKKVNVEEIYLNKKLRNKVLNVLLSLNKCLEGLMPEITQDRKKCTICSWQKFCDKEAKENGYLTDIDGIGSKTASLLTTNGISDTQKLASSSEKQLGEKLSKFNDQKYEKASLFIKQAKAYISGEPYRIFNKNDTNNLLEKTSSGFYIFDIESSPDDKHDFLYGFLKINNLFTKKEDLFYKPILNLKNNKGESYRKIIEILFSQNEWPVLHYGETEKIAIINIAKNLNFSFEEIDSLASRFIDLHTLIRKSWILPIKNYGLKTVANWLGFEWMQKNASGSKALYWWLQYQITENKIFLKKIIQYNKDDCFATLQIAEYLIKN from the coding sequence TTGAATTCTCTTCTTTTAAAAAGTTTCACAAGATGCAAAAGAAAAGCATGGCTAGATTTTAAGGGTAAAAAATCCTATGAAGTTTGGTCCCCCCATAAAGCTATAGATAAAATTAATCAGTTTCAAATTTTCTCTGAATTTTGTAATAGTGAAATTTATACAGGATTAAAAGCCTGTGAAAATGGTTATCAAGGGGTAATTGGATTAAAAATTAAAGAGAATCTTTTCCAAAATATTAACGCAGAGATACGTCCACAATTACTTGTAAAGGCTCAAGGTAAAAGTAAATGGGGATCATACAAATATTTACCTGCTGTTTATAAGTTAGGCCACAAAACCACTAAAGAACATTTATTCGACTTAGCATTTAGTTCTATGCTGTTGGAATCTTTTCAAAAATCTAAAGTTGAGAAAGGATTAGTAATTTCAAGTTTTGATAAAAAAGTTAATGTTGAAGAAATTTATTTAAATAAAAAATTAAGAAACAAAGTTTTGAATGTTTTATTAAGTTTGAATAAATGCTTGGAGGGATTAATGCCAGAAATAACTCAAGATAGAAAAAAATGTACTATTTGTTCATGGCAAAAATTTTGTGACAAAGAAGCAAAAGAGAATGGATATCTAACAGATATAGATGGGATAGGATCCAAAACCGCATCATTACTTACAACAAATGGAATATCTGATACCCAAAAATTAGCTTCTTCTAGCGAAAAACAACTTGGAGAGAAATTATCTAAATTCAACGATCAAAAGTATGAAAAAGCTTCCTTATTTATAAAGCAAGCAAAAGCTTATATTTCTGGAGAACCATATCGCATTTTCAATAAAAATGATACTAATAATCTACTAGAAAAAACATCTTCGGGATTTTATATATTTGATATTGAGTCAAGTCCAGATGATAAGCATGACTTTTTATATGGTTTTTTAAAAATAAATAATTTGTTTACAAAAAAAGAAGATCTTTTTTATAAACCTATTTTGAATCTCAAAAACAATAAAGGAGAATCTTACAGGAAAATTATTGAAATACTTTTTTCACAGAATGAATGGCCAGTTTTACATTACGGAGAGACTGAAAAGATAGCAATAATTAATATTGCTAAAAACCTAAATTTTAGTTTTGAAGAAATTGATTCACTTGCCTCAAGATTTATAGACTTACATACCTTAATAAGAAAGTCTTGGATATTACCAATAAAAAACTATGGCTTAAAAACTGTTGCTAATTGGCTTGGATTTGAATGGATGCAGAAAAATGCAAGTGGCTCGAAAGCCCTTTATTGGTGGCTTCAATATCAAATTACAGAAAATAAAATATTTTTAAAAAAAATCATCCAATATAACAAAGATGATTGTTTTGCAACTCTGCAAATAGCAGAATATTTAATCAAAAATTAA
- a CDS encoding phosphoglucomutase/phosphomannomutase family protein: protein MKADKSDKIKFGTDGWRGIIGFDFNLSNLSRVVVAACQELHYQYYREVNSKKIIIGYDRRFMAFEFAKQIVPFVRGCGFEPILSDSFVTTPSCSFYAKEVGCLGALVITASHNPYNWLGLKIKSFNGCSVDESFTSEVEKRLMLGNSIEKIDGVDQLVDIKKFHLDRIKSLFDIDFISNRLKKMKLRIFVDSMHGSAANCMTDIFASSDSEVISEIRKDSDPFFGGKPPEPLLNYADDLNQTLIKNSTNEVKTLGIIFDGDGDRIAAIDEKGRYSSTQDLLPYFIHYLGEIKNNSYPVLKTVSGSDIIKNISESQKRDVFELPVGFKYIAEKMIKEKIFIGGEESGGVGFGDFMPERDALYAAMVLLNGIAEKSQYLFETLDEIQKEFGPSFYKRIDIKFPNQSEKKSVEEFIIQNIPENINNHKLKSISKIDGIKLRIDKNFWLLFRFSGTEPLLRLYCEAPKESYLDELLEWGQVFINLAGK, encoded by the coding sequence TTGAAAGCTGATAAATCGGATAAAATAAAATTTGGAACTGATGGGTGGAGAGGAATTATTGGATTTGATTTTAATTTATCCAATCTTTCAAGAGTTGTAGTCGCTGCATGCCAGGAATTGCATTATCAATACTATAGGGAAGTTAATTCAAAGAAAATTATTATTGGATATGATCGTAGATTTATGGCTTTTGAATTCGCCAAGCAAATAGTGCCTTTTGTAAGAGGATGTGGTTTCGAACCGATCTTATCTGATAGCTTTGTTACAACACCCTCTTGTAGTTTCTATGCCAAAGAAGTAGGCTGTCTTGGAGCCTTAGTAATTACAGCAAGTCATAATCCATATAATTGGCTAGGTCTGAAAATAAAGAGCTTTAATGGATGTTCTGTTGACGAATCTTTTACAAGTGAAGTTGAAAAAAGATTAATGCTTGGAAATTCAATTGAAAAAATAGATGGTGTAGATCAATTGGTAGATATTAAGAAATTTCATTTAGACAGAATTAAATCTCTTTTTGATATTGACTTTATTTCCAATAGATTGAAAAAAATGAAATTGAGAATTTTTGTAGATTCTATGCATGGTTCAGCTGCAAATTGTATGACTGATATTTTTGCCTCTAGTGATTCAGAAGTTATTTCAGAAATTAGAAAAGATAGTGATCCTTTCTTTGGCGGCAAACCTCCTGAACCTCTTTTAAATTATGCAGATGATCTAAATCAAACACTAATCAAAAATTCAACAAATGAAGTGAAAACACTAGGAATTATATTTGATGGAGATGGTGACAGAATTGCAGCAATTGATGAAAAAGGAAGATACTCTAGTACACAAGATTTACTGCCATACTTTATTCACTATTTGGGCGAAATTAAAAATAATTCTTATCCAGTTTTAAAGACTGTTAGTGGTTCAGATATTATTAAAAATATTTCAGAAAGTCAAAAAAGAGATGTTTTTGAACTCCCAGTTGGCTTCAAATATATTGCTGAAAAAATGATCAAAGAGAAAATATTTATTGGTGGAGAGGAATCGGGAGGGGTTGGTTTTGGTGACTTTATGCCTGAAAGAGATGCTCTTTATGCAGCAATGGTTTTATTAAATGGGATTGCTGAAAAATCTCAATATTTATTCGAAACCTTAGATGAAATACAAAAAGAGTTTGGGCCTAGTTTCTATAAAAGAATTGATATTAAATTTCCAAATCAGTCAGAAAAAAAATCTGTAGAAGAATTTATAATACAAAATATTCCTGAGAATATTAATAATCACAAGTTAAAAAGTATCTCAAAGATTGATGGAATAAAGTTGAGAATTGATAAAAATTTTTGGCTTCTTTTTAGGTTTTCAGGAACGGAACCTCTTTTAAGATTATATTGTGAAGCACCAAAAGAATCTTATTTAGATGAGTTATTAGAATGGGGGCAAGTATTTATAAATTTGGCAGGAAAATAA
- the rdgB gene encoding RdgB/HAM1 family non-canonical purine NTP pyrophosphatase: protein MKSLYLASKNKGKIKEYKKLLAGVNCKLLLQPESLEVEEDGLTFRDNAIKKASEVSKKTNNFSIADDSGICIEALDGKPGIYSSRYAENDQKRIERVLKELDGVQNRSAFFIANICVCSPDGEVIIESEAKCHGNIILNPRGKGGFGYDPIFEESSTRLTFAEMNNDIKDSCSHRGKALKKMIPDLIEIFS, encoded by the coding sequence ATGAAAAGTTTATATTTAGCGAGTAAGAATAAAGGTAAAATTAAAGAATATAAGAAATTGCTTGCTGGAGTTAATTGTAAATTATTACTCCAGCCAGAATCATTAGAAGTTGAAGAGGATGGACTGACATTTAGAGATAATGCAATTAAAAAAGCGAGTGAAGTTTCGAAGAAAACAAATAATTTTTCAATAGCAGATGATTCAGGAATTTGTATTGAAGCACTAGATGGTAAGCCTGGTATTTACTCATCTAGATATGCAGAAAATGATCAGAAGAGAATTGAACGAGTTTTAAAAGAACTTGATGGAGTTCAAAATAGAAGTGCTTTCTTTATTGCCAATATTTGTGTTTGTTCCCCAGATGGTGAAGTGATTATTGAATCTGAGGCCAAATGCCATGGCAATATTATTTTAAACCCGAGAGGAAAAGGTGGTTTTGGGTATGACCCAATTTTTGAGGAGAGTTCTACCAGATTAACTTTCGCAGAAATGAATAATGATATTAAAGACTCTTGTAGTCATAGAGGTAAAGCATTAAAAAAAATGATTCCAGATTTAATTGAAATCTTTTCTTAA
- a CDS encoding carotenoid oxygenase family protein → MTNLQDKKIDKFKIFNKEDWSSAYKNVEKELTKEPLIICKGNNIKNLNGTLLRNGPGILERGGQWVHHPFDGDGMITSIKFENGQPFLTNRFVKTKGYLEEEKINKFIYRGVFGTQKNGGILNNALDLKFKNIANTHVIKLGDEILALWEAAGPHAMDPDSLDTIGLTTLKGVLKPNEAFSAHPKTDLNSNASSELLVTFGVQTGPKSTIRLMEFNNAGTNSGELIFDRKDTFNGFAFLHDFAITTNWAIFLQNAIDFNPLPFVMGQRGAAQCLKSNPNKKAKFFIIPRESGLFRGQPPLTIDAPEGFVFHHVNAFEKDSKIVLDSIFYDDFPSVGPDENFRDIDFDKYPEGKLKRSIIDLKGKTSELETLSEQCCEFAVVNPKNLGLKATFSWMASTSQKLGNAPLQAIKKINLTSKEEISWSAGPSGFVSEPIMVPSEKSSKEDEGFLFILLWNGERRGSDLVILDAKDLKELAVYELPISIPHGLHGSWIN, encoded by the coding sequence GTGACTAATTTACAAGATAAAAAAATTGATAAATTTAAAATTTTTAATAAAGAAGATTGGTCTAGTGCATATAAAAATGTAGAAAAAGAGTTAACTAAAGAGCCTCTAATAATTTGCAAAGGTAATAATATTAAAAATTTAAATGGAACATTATTAAGAAATGGACCAGGAATACTAGAGAGAGGTGGGCAATGGGTTCATCATCCATTTGATGGTGATGGAATGATAACATCCATAAAATTCGAAAATGGTCAGCCATTCTTAACAAATAGATTTGTTAAAACTAAAGGCTATTTGGAAGAGGAAAAAATAAATAAATTTATTTATAGAGGTGTTTTTGGGACTCAAAAAAATGGAGGAATTTTAAATAATGCATTAGATCTAAAATTCAAGAATATCGCTAATACTCATGTCATTAAATTAGGAGATGAAATTCTCGCATTATGGGAAGCAGCCGGGCCACATGCAATGGATCCTGATAGTCTTGACACTATTGGTTTAACAACATTAAAAGGGGTGCTCAAGCCTAACGAAGCATTCAGCGCTCATCCCAAAACAGACCTCAACTCAAATGCATCTTCTGAACTTCTAGTCACTTTTGGAGTGCAAACGGGGCCAAAAAGTACCATCAGATTAATGGAATTTAATAATGCTGGTACAAATTCTGGAGAGCTCATCTTTGACAGAAAAGATACCTTTAATGGTTTTGCATTCCTTCATGATTTCGCAATTACAACTAATTGGGCAATATTTCTACAGAATGCCATTGATTTCAATCCTCTCCCATTCGTAATGGGTCAAAGAGGTGCAGCACAATGTCTAAAGTCAAACCCCAACAAAAAGGCAAAGTTTTTTATCATCCCCAGAGAAAGTGGATTATTTAGAGGTCAGCCACCGTTAACAATAGATGCTCCAGAAGGATTCGTTTTTCATCATGTAAATGCATTTGAAAAAGATTCCAAAATCGTATTAGATAGTATTTTTTATGATGATTTCCCATCAGTTGGTCCAGATGAGAATTTTAGGGATATTGACTTTGATAAATATCCAGAAGGAAAACTGAAAAGATCAATTATCGATCTAAAGGGAAAAACTAGTGAACTTGAAACTTTAAGTGAACAATGCTGTGAATTTGCTGTTGTTAATCCTAAAAACTTAGGATTAAAAGCAACTTTTAGTTGGATGGCAAGCACATCTCAAAAGCTGGGGAACGCTCCACTTCAAGCAATAAAAAAAATAAATTTAACTTCTAAGGAAGAGATTTCTTGGTCAGCAGGTCCAAGTGGATTCGTAAGTGAACCAATTATGGTTCCATCAGAAAAATCTTCAAAAGAAGATGAGGGATTTTTATTTATACTTCTGTGGAATGGAGAAAGAAGAGGAAGCGATTTAGTAATATTAGACGCAAAAGACTTAAAAGAATTAGCTGTTTATGAATTACCCATTTCAATTCCTCATGGCCTTCATGGATCTTGGATTAATTGA
- the hisB gene encoding imidazoleglycerol-phosphate dehydratase HisB: MSSLRQFEIKRKTNETDISVFINLDGNGISEIDTGIPFLDHMLHQISSHGLFDLKIKAIGDTHIDDHHTNEDVGIALGKAFSKALGERKGISRFGHFFAPLDEALVQVTLDCSGRPHLSYDLQLKAPRIGNYDTELVREFFIAFVNNSGITLHINQIRGSNSHHIVEACFKAFSRAMRMATEIDLRRSDSIPSSKGMLENQ; encoded by the coding sequence ATGTCATCTCTAAGGCAATTTGAAATAAAAAGAAAAACGAATGAAACAGATATTTCTGTATTTATAAATTTAGATGGAAATGGGATTTCCGAGATTGATACCGGGATACCATTCTTAGATCATATGCTTCATCAAATATCCAGTCATGGTTTGTTCGATTTAAAAATAAAAGCAATTGGAGATACCCATATTGATGATCATCATACAAATGAAGATGTAGGAATCGCATTAGGCAAAGCATTTTCAAAAGCCTTGGGAGAAAGAAAAGGAATAAGCAGATTTGGACATTTCTTTGCCCCATTAGATGAAGCATTAGTTCAAGTCACTTTAGACTGCTCTGGCAGACCCCATCTATCTTATGATCTTCAATTAAAAGCCCCTAGAATAGGGAATTATGATACTGAACTAGTAAGAGAGTTTTTTATTGCTTTTGTAAATAACAGCGGTATTACTCTTCATATTAATCAAATACGGGGTAGCAATTCACATCATATAGTTGAGGCGTGCTTTAAAGCTTTTTCAAGAGCAATGCGAATGGCTACCGAGATAGATCTAAGAAGGTCTGATTCAATTCCAAGCAGTAAAGGAATGTTAGAAAATCAATAA